In a single window of the Dromaius novaehollandiae isolate bDroNov1 chromosome 17, bDroNov1.hap1, whole genome shotgun sequence genome:
- the CCDC157 gene encoding coiled-coil domain-containing protein 157 isoform X3: MAHLLGSPACMDSLRADITDLQGAIADVSSRAGAVRYPSWKFPDKVSCELDLVELLERYDYVENDLEFTQHSHVVLLELVIDRRLLLLLQSFTGYTENLLSEKAIPPARPVGPCMSAGLTVRKYWNSMLKLGALYQQLLTEKKTCRKDIPTLKSTPEGVKTEKECLKSCSPTVSELTSSIDVAQPTSSCLLQSVSVPDCDISGSSLPRSVCSITESSRNIPTQTTESSLVPCDSCAGAQASLREVSKAITSICQSQNIPSALSRFHETLEETMGRRTLSAMDMSYWASEQSKDLSRISKHLHMLLELINPLKLKLEEAEKQKDELRKQAEEFAKLLQEEKKTQEQQKEEAEQTLEAKKKEYLETVAKLERDKEDLRRGATLLEERISTLKEELAAKQATLQEQEVTKKTLLEDMRTKMVAKSQVLELEEKVQLLTGQQEGMGQELSAITTQLEKEKAKVESMLRHEESLQAKQRTLLQQLDSLDQECEELRASLGEAEEDKARLAEQLKESQDKWEQSGCQLEAQQKLLDTLQQEKLGLEQSISELHTNISGLEELVRELKERERLLVFFPELHVPVETQFESTGNITEDMEKQLQANNIRLSILEQENRRLRAALAKVKVAAQQGALKLIPQTQLWTQLSSQHSWEAGTQQLHGPASGPPSSQGSRDGAGAHRSAGKTHPRPPSSQPTKPPSADPTRKAGPCLLLPAEGLVLGTHSEPRGRGSAARAYSLSSRSTRSHRK; the protein is encoded by the exons ATGGCGCACCTCCTGGGCAGCCCCGCCTGCATGGACAGCCTGAGGGCTGACATCACAGACCTGCAAGGAGCCATCGCCGACGTCTCATCCCGGGCTGGGGCTGTTCGTTACCCTTCCTGGAAGTTCCCCGATAAAGTGTCCTGCGAGTTGGACCTGGTGGAGCTGCTGGAGCGCTACGACTACGTGGAGAACGACCTCGAGTTCACCCAGCATTCCCACGTGGTGCTGCTGGAGCTGGTGATTGACAG aaggctgctcctgctgcttcagAGCTTCACAGGCTACACAGAAAACCTGCTCAGCGAGAAAGCCATCCCCCCAGCACGGCCGGTCGGACCCTGCATGTCGGCAGGGCTGACGGTGCGCAAGTACTGGAACAGCATGCTGAAACTGGGAGCCCTCTACCAGCAGCTCTTGACCGAG AAGAAGACTTGCAGAAAGGACATCCCCACACTGAAATCTACCCCTGAGGGTGTGAAAACTGAGAAGGAGTGTTTGAAGAGCTGTTCACCGACAGTTTCGGAGTTAACCTCATCAATAGATGTTGCCCAGCCAACCTCTTCGTGCCTGTTGCAGAGTGTCAGCGTGCCAGACTGCGACATCTCTGGCAGCTCACTGCCCAGGTCTGTGTGTAGCATCACGGAGAGCAGCCGCAACATCCCCACGCAGACAACTGAGTCATCTCTGGTACCCTGTGACTCGTGCGCTGGTGCACAAGCCAGCCTCCGGGAGGTCAGCAAAGCCATCACCAGCATCTGCCAGAGTCAGAACATCCCCTCGGCTCTGAGCAGATTCCATGAGACGTTGGAGGAGACCATGGGTAGAAGGACCCTCTCTGCGATGGACATGAGTTACTGGGCCTCAGAACAAAGCAAGGACCTCTCCCGGATCAGCAAACATCTCCACATGCTGCTGGAGCTGATAAACCCTTTGAAGCTGAAGTtggaagaagcagagaaacagaaggaTGAGCTGCGGAAGCAGGCTGAGGAATTTGCCAAGTTGCttcaggaggagaagaaaacccAAGAACAGCAGAAGGAGGAGGCTGAGCAGACCCtggaagcaaagaagaaagaatatttggAGACTGTAGCCAAACTGGAGCGGGACAAGGAGGACCTACGGAGAG GAGCTACTCTGCTGGAAGAGCGAATCTCTACCTTAAAGGAAGAGCTGGCTGCTAAACAAGCTACTCTGCAGGAGCAGG AGGTGACCAAAAAGACCCTGCTGGAGGACATGAGAACCAAGATGGTGGCCAAGAGCCAGGTgctggagctggaggagaaggtgcaGCTGCTCACTGGCCAGCAGGAAGGCATGGGCCAGGAGCTGAGCGCCATCACCACCCAGCTAGAGAAAGAGAAGGCCAAAGTAGAGAGTATGCTGAGGCACGAGGAG TCCCTCCAGGCCAAGCAGAGaactctgctgcagcagctggacaGCCTGGACCAGGAGTGTGAGGAGCTGCGAGCCAGTCTGGGAGAAGCTGAGGAGGACAAGGCcaggctggcagagcagctgAAGGAGAGCCAGGACAAGTGGGAGCAGAGCGGGTGCCAGCTAGAGGCACAACAG AAGCTGCTGGACACCctgcagcaggagaagctggGCCTGGAGCAGTCCATCTCTGagctacacacaaacatttctggcCTGGAGGAGCTGGTCCGGGAGCTGAAGGAGCGGGAAAGGCTGCTGGTGTTCTTCCCGGAGCTCCACGTCCCCGTTGAGACACAGTTTGAGA GCACCGGGAATATCACTGAGGAcatggagaagcagctgcaggccAACAACATCAGGCTCAGCATCCTGGAGCAGGAGAACAGGCGGCTCAGGGCTGCACTAGCCAAGGTGAAGGTGGCAGCTCAGCAGGGAGCATTGAAG ctCATCCCACAGACCCAGCTGTGGACTCAgctcagcagccagcacagctgggagGCCGGCACACAGCAGCTCCATGGGCCGGCATCGGG GCCCCCGAGCAGCCAAGGCAGCAGGGATGGTGCAGGGGCCCACAGATCCGCAGGCAAGACCCACCCGAGACCTCCCAGCAGCCAGCCAACAAAGCCACCCTCTGCAGACCCCACGCGTAAGGCTGGTCCCTGCCTCTTGCTCCCAGCTGAGGGCCTGGTGCTTGGCACCCACAGCGAGCCAAGAGGGAGAGGCAGCGCCGCCAGAGCATACAGCCTCTCCTCTCGCAGCACCAGGAGCCACCGGAAATAG
- the CCDC157 gene encoding coiled-coil domain-containing protein 157 isoform X1, whose translation MAAAGPGPGGEERRRRGSSALVPQSSRVQHGGWPASAAFPRWTRSLSDTAQHWCGPRAELGWSRGASSSRPGMAHLLGSPACMDSLRADITDLQGAIADVSSRAGAVRYPSWKFPDKVSCELDLVELLERYDYVENDLEFTQHSHVVLLELVIDRRLLLLLQSFTGYTENLLSEKAIPPARPVGPCMSAGLTVRKYWNSMLKLGALYQQLLTEKKTCRKDIPTLKSTPEGVKTEKECLKSCSPTVSELTSSIDVAQPTSSCLLQSVSVPDCDISGSSLPRSVCSITESSRNIPTQTTESSLVPCDSCAGAQASLREVSKAITSICQSQNIPSALSRFHETLEETMGRRTLSAMDMSYWASEQSKDLSRISKHLHMLLELINPLKLKLEEAEKQKDELRKQAEEFAKLLQEEKKTQEQQKEEAEQTLEAKKKEYLETVAKLERDKEDLRRGATLLEERISTLKEELAAKQATLQEQEVTKKTLLEDMRTKMVAKSQVLELEEKVQLLTGQQEGMGQELSAITTQLEKEKAKVESMLRHEESLQAKQRTLLQQLDSLDQECEELRASLGEAEEDKARLAEQLKESQDKWEQSGCQLEAQQKLLDTLQQEKLGLEQSISELHTNISGLEELVRELKERERLLVFFPELHVPVETQFESTGNITEDMEKQLQANNIRLSILEQENRRLRAALAKVKVAAQQGALKLIPQTQLWTQLSSQHSWEAGTQQLHGPASGPPSSQGSRDGAGAHRSAGKTHPRPPSSQPTKPPSADPTRKAGPCLLLPAEGLVLGTHSEPRGRGSAARAYSLSSRSTRSHRK comes from the exons Atggcagcggccgggccggggccgggcggggaggagcggcgccgccggggcag CTCAGCCTTGGTCCCGCAGAGCTCCCGGGTGCAGCACGGCGGCTGGCCGGCCTCCGCAGCCTTTCCCCGGTGGACCAGGAGCTTGTCGGACACAGCGCAGCATTGGTGCGGCCCACGGGCCGAGCTGGGCTGGAGCCGCGGGGCCTCATCCAGCCGCCCCGGCATGGCGCACCTCCTGGGCAGCCCCGCCTGCATGGACAGCCTGAGGGCTGACATCACAGACCTGCAAGGAGCCATCGCCGACGTCTCATCCCGGGCTGGGGCTGTTCGTTACCCTTCCTGGAAGTTCCCCGATAAAGTGTCCTGCGAGTTGGACCTGGTGGAGCTGCTGGAGCGCTACGACTACGTGGAGAACGACCTCGAGTTCACCCAGCATTCCCACGTGGTGCTGCTGGAGCTGGTGATTGACAG aaggctgctcctgctgcttcagAGCTTCACAGGCTACACAGAAAACCTGCTCAGCGAGAAAGCCATCCCCCCAGCACGGCCGGTCGGACCCTGCATGTCGGCAGGGCTGACGGTGCGCAAGTACTGGAACAGCATGCTGAAACTGGGAGCCCTCTACCAGCAGCTCTTGACCGAG AAGAAGACTTGCAGAAAGGACATCCCCACACTGAAATCTACCCCTGAGGGTGTGAAAACTGAGAAGGAGTGTTTGAAGAGCTGTTCACCGACAGTTTCGGAGTTAACCTCATCAATAGATGTTGCCCAGCCAACCTCTTCGTGCCTGTTGCAGAGTGTCAGCGTGCCAGACTGCGACATCTCTGGCAGCTCACTGCCCAGGTCTGTGTGTAGCATCACGGAGAGCAGCCGCAACATCCCCACGCAGACAACTGAGTCATCTCTGGTACCCTGTGACTCGTGCGCTGGTGCACAAGCCAGCCTCCGGGAGGTCAGCAAAGCCATCACCAGCATCTGCCAGAGTCAGAACATCCCCTCGGCTCTGAGCAGATTCCATGAGACGTTGGAGGAGACCATGGGTAGAAGGACCCTCTCTGCGATGGACATGAGTTACTGGGCCTCAGAACAAAGCAAGGACCTCTCCCGGATCAGCAAACATCTCCACATGCTGCTGGAGCTGATAAACCCTTTGAAGCTGAAGTtggaagaagcagagaaacagaaggaTGAGCTGCGGAAGCAGGCTGAGGAATTTGCCAAGTTGCttcaggaggagaagaaaacccAAGAACAGCAGAAGGAGGAGGCTGAGCAGACCCtggaagcaaagaagaaagaatatttggAGACTGTAGCCAAACTGGAGCGGGACAAGGAGGACCTACGGAGAG GAGCTACTCTGCTGGAAGAGCGAATCTCTACCTTAAAGGAAGAGCTGGCTGCTAAACAAGCTACTCTGCAGGAGCAGG AGGTGACCAAAAAGACCCTGCTGGAGGACATGAGAACCAAGATGGTGGCCAAGAGCCAGGTgctggagctggaggagaaggtgcaGCTGCTCACTGGCCAGCAGGAAGGCATGGGCCAGGAGCTGAGCGCCATCACCACCCAGCTAGAGAAAGAGAAGGCCAAAGTAGAGAGTATGCTGAGGCACGAGGAG TCCCTCCAGGCCAAGCAGAGaactctgctgcagcagctggacaGCCTGGACCAGGAGTGTGAGGAGCTGCGAGCCAGTCTGGGAGAAGCTGAGGAGGACAAGGCcaggctggcagagcagctgAAGGAGAGCCAGGACAAGTGGGAGCAGAGCGGGTGCCAGCTAGAGGCACAACAG AAGCTGCTGGACACCctgcagcaggagaagctggGCCTGGAGCAGTCCATCTCTGagctacacacaaacatttctggcCTGGAGGAGCTGGTCCGGGAGCTGAAGGAGCGGGAAAGGCTGCTGGTGTTCTTCCCGGAGCTCCACGTCCCCGTTGAGACACAGTTTGAGA GCACCGGGAATATCACTGAGGAcatggagaagcagctgcaggccAACAACATCAGGCTCAGCATCCTGGAGCAGGAGAACAGGCGGCTCAGGGCTGCACTAGCCAAGGTGAAGGTGGCAGCTCAGCAGGGAGCATTGAAG ctCATCCCACAGACCCAGCTGTGGACTCAgctcagcagccagcacagctgggagGCCGGCACACAGCAGCTCCATGGGCCGGCATCGGG GCCCCCGAGCAGCCAAGGCAGCAGGGATGGTGCAGGGGCCCACAGATCCGCAGGCAAGACCCACCCGAGACCTCCCAGCAGCCAGCCAACAAAGCCACCCTCTGCAGACCCCACGCGTAAGGCTGGTCCCTGCCTCTTGCTCCCAGCTGAGGGCCTGGTGCTTGGCACCCACAGCGAGCCAAGAGGGAGAGGCAGCGCCGCCAGAGCATACAGCCTCTCCTCTCGCAGCACCAGGAGCCACCGGAAATAG
- the CCDC157 gene encoding coiled-coil domain-containing protein 157 isoform X2: protein MAAAGPGPGGEERRRRGSSALVPQSSRVQHGGWPASAAFPRWTRSLSDTAQHWCGPRAELGWSRGASSSRPGMAHLLGSPACMDSLRADITDLQGAIADVSSRAGAVRYPSWKFPDKVSCELDLVELLERYDYVENDLEFTQHSHVVLLELVIDRLLLLLQSFTGYTENLLSEKAIPPARPVGPCMSAGLTVRKYWNSMLKLGALYQQLLTEKKTCRKDIPTLKSTPEGVKTEKECLKSCSPTVSELTSSIDVAQPTSSCLLQSVSVPDCDISGSSLPRSVCSITESSRNIPTQTTESSLVPCDSCAGAQASLREVSKAITSICQSQNIPSALSRFHETLEETMGRRTLSAMDMSYWASEQSKDLSRISKHLHMLLELINPLKLKLEEAEKQKDELRKQAEEFAKLLQEEKKTQEQQKEEAEQTLEAKKKEYLETVAKLERDKEDLRRGATLLEERISTLKEELAAKQATLQEQEVTKKTLLEDMRTKMVAKSQVLELEEKVQLLTGQQEGMGQELSAITTQLEKEKAKVESMLRHEESLQAKQRTLLQQLDSLDQECEELRASLGEAEEDKARLAEQLKESQDKWEQSGCQLEAQQKLLDTLQQEKLGLEQSISELHTNISGLEELVRELKERERLLVFFPELHVPVETQFESTGNITEDMEKQLQANNIRLSILEQENRRLRAALAKVKVAAQQGALKLIPQTQLWTQLSSQHSWEAGTQQLHGPASGPPSSQGSRDGAGAHRSAGKTHPRPPSSQPTKPPSADPTRKAGPCLLLPAEGLVLGTHSEPRGRGSAARAYSLSSRSTRSHRK, encoded by the exons Atggcagcggccgggccggggccgggcggggaggagcggcgccgccggggcag CTCAGCCTTGGTCCCGCAGAGCTCCCGGGTGCAGCACGGCGGCTGGCCGGCCTCCGCAGCCTTTCCCCGGTGGACCAGGAGCTTGTCGGACACAGCGCAGCATTGGTGCGGCCCACGGGCCGAGCTGGGCTGGAGCCGCGGGGCCTCATCCAGCCGCCCCGGCATGGCGCACCTCCTGGGCAGCCCCGCCTGCATGGACAGCCTGAGGGCTGACATCACAGACCTGCAAGGAGCCATCGCCGACGTCTCATCCCGGGCTGGGGCTGTTCGTTACCCTTCCTGGAAGTTCCCCGATAAAGTGTCCTGCGAGTTGGACCTGGTGGAGCTGCTGGAGCGCTACGACTACGTGGAGAACGACCTCGAGTTCACCCAGCATTCCCACGTGGTGCTGCTGGAGCTGGTGATTGACAG gctgctcctgctgcttcagAGCTTCACAGGCTACACAGAAAACCTGCTCAGCGAGAAAGCCATCCCCCCAGCACGGCCGGTCGGACCCTGCATGTCGGCAGGGCTGACGGTGCGCAAGTACTGGAACAGCATGCTGAAACTGGGAGCCCTCTACCAGCAGCTCTTGACCGAG AAGAAGACTTGCAGAAAGGACATCCCCACACTGAAATCTACCCCTGAGGGTGTGAAAACTGAGAAGGAGTGTTTGAAGAGCTGTTCACCGACAGTTTCGGAGTTAACCTCATCAATAGATGTTGCCCAGCCAACCTCTTCGTGCCTGTTGCAGAGTGTCAGCGTGCCAGACTGCGACATCTCTGGCAGCTCACTGCCCAGGTCTGTGTGTAGCATCACGGAGAGCAGCCGCAACATCCCCACGCAGACAACTGAGTCATCTCTGGTACCCTGTGACTCGTGCGCTGGTGCACAAGCCAGCCTCCGGGAGGTCAGCAAAGCCATCACCAGCATCTGCCAGAGTCAGAACATCCCCTCGGCTCTGAGCAGATTCCATGAGACGTTGGAGGAGACCATGGGTAGAAGGACCCTCTCTGCGATGGACATGAGTTACTGGGCCTCAGAACAAAGCAAGGACCTCTCCCGGATCAGCAAACATCTCCACATGCTGCTGGAGCTGATAAACCCTTTGAAGCTGAAGTtggaagaagcagagaaacagaaggaTGAGCTGCGGAAGCAGGCTGAGGAATTTGCCAAGTTGCttcaggaggagaagaaaacccAAGAACAGCAGAAGGAGGAGGCTGAGCAGACCCtggaagcaaagaagaaagaatatttggAGACTGTAGCCAAACTGGAGCGGGACAAGGAGGACCTACGGAGAG GAGCTACTCTGCTGGAAGAGCGAATCTCTACCTTAAAGGAAGAGCTGGCTGCTAAACAAGCTACTCTGCAGGAGCAGG AGGTGACCAAAAAGACCCTGCTGGAGGACATGAGAACCAAGATGGTGGCCAAGAGCCAGGTgctggagctggaggagaaggtgcaGCTGCTCACTGGCCAGCAGGAAGGCATGGGCCAGGAGCTGAGCGCCATCACCACCCAGCTAGAGAAAGAGAAGGCCAAAGTAGAGAGTATGCTGAGGCACGAGGAG TCCCTCCAGGCCAAGCAGAGaactctgctgcagcagctggacaGCCTGGACCAGGAGTGTGAGGAGCTGCGAGCCAGTCTGGGAGAAGCTGAGGAGGACAAGGCcaggctggcagagcagctgAAGGAGAGCCAGGACAAGTGGGAGCAGAGCGGGTGCCAGCTAGAGGCACAACAG AAGCTGCTGGACACCctgcagcaggagaagctggGCCTGGAGCAGTCCATCTCTGagctacacacaaacatttctggcCTGGAGGAGCTGGTCCGGGAGCTGAAGGAGCGGGAAAGGCTGCTGGTGTTCTTCCCGGAGCTCCACGTCCCCGTTGAGACACAGTTTGAGA GCACCGGGAATATCACTGAGGAcatggagaagcagctgcaggccAACAACATCAGGCTCAGCATCCTGGAGCAGGAGAACAGGCGGCTCAGGGCTGCACTAGCCAAGGTGAAGGTGGCAGCTCAGCAGGGAGCATTGAAG ctCATCCCACAGACCCAGCTGTGGACTCAgctcagcagccagcacagctgggagGCCGGCACACAGCAGCTCCATGGGCCGGCATCGGG GCCCCCGAGCAGCCAAGGCAGCAGGGATGGTGCAGGGGCCCACAGATCCGCAGGCAAGACCCACCCGAGACCTCCCAGCAGCCAGCCAACAAAGCCACCCTCTGCAGACCCCACGCGTAAGGCTGGTCCCTGCCTCTTGCTCCCAGCTGAGGGCCTGGTGCTTGGCACCCACAGCGAGCCAAGAGGGAGAGGCAGCGCCGCCAGAGCATACAGCCTCTCCTCTCGCAGCACCAGGAGCCACCGGAAATAG